In Pseudomonas poae, a single genomic region encodes these proteins:
- a CDS encoding DUF1652 domain-containing protein, translating into MLSELELRGIIETSFLPKRCECTKAEDASLTIKVYDDRDRDRVDLEVKGINADKLDSSRAICNLITGLREDLKHTHAPALRRAAGRAYY; encoded by the coding sequence ATGCTTTCGGAACTAGAACTACGCGGCATTATTGAAACCAGTTTCCTGCCCAAACGGTGCGAGTGCACCAAAGCCGAAGATGCTTCGTTGACGATCAAGGTGTATGACGACCGCGACCGTGACCGAGTGGATTTGGAAGTCAAAGGTATAAACGCCGATAAACTCGACAGCAGTCGAGCCATTTGCAACCTGATTACAGGGTTGCGCGAAGACCTCAAGCACACCCATGCCCCCGCCCTGCGAAGAGCGGCAGGGCGAGCCTACTACTAG